In Numida meleagris isolate 19003 breed g44 Domestic line unplaced genomic scaffold, NumMel1.0 unplaced_Scaffold314, whole genome shotgun sequence, the following proteins share a genomic window:
- the LOC110391168 gene encoding protein MANBAL-like, which produces MAAELHFSPPEIPDPTLVENVLCHRLFFGAIFQLLCVLALVLPVSRSHKTDSDSFESNTWETVKKPKASAAQISKKPKKKSKKKR; this is translated from the exons ATGGCTGCTGAACTGCATTTCTCCCCACCTGAAATCCCTGACCCCACACTGGTGGAGAATGTGCTGTGCCACAGACTCTTCTTTGGAGCCATTTTCCAGCTTCTCTGTGTGTTAGCCTTAGTCCTGCCAGTTTCAAGGTCCCATAAAACA GACTCGGACAGTTTTGAGTCTAATACTTGGGAGACAGTGAAGAAACCGAAGGCAAGTGCTGCACAGATAAGTAAGAAAcccaagaagaaaagcaaaaagaaacgATAA